The Saprospiraceae bacterium genomic interval TTGCCAATTGATTCCTCTCAATCTGATCTTTTTGTAGGATAAGTTTTCCATTCACGTCGTTCATAAATATGGAATGGATGATTGCATTCTGATTTCCAAGAAAGATGATTTCGGCTCCATTGTTGAACACCTGTATATCCCTCAAAAGTTCTGTTGAATTATCATTGGCTACCGGCAGCCTGAAATGGTAGGTCTTCTTTAATTTAAGGACATTATCTCCAAGCCTGTCTCCATTACCATTGGCAAGCAAGGCTGTGTAATAAAAAATAATGCTGTCGTTTGGTACGGATGAAGGAGCAGTATATTGAAATTTCCAGGCAGCTTCTCCATTGACGTTAAAAAATTTAGCCTGCAGCTGTCTTGCATAAAATCTTTTCGTCACATTATCTCTTGCAACATTAACCCTTTCGTTGGGAATTTCAGTCAGCGTACCTACAAAGGCATGGCCATCATCTAAGGCAGTCAACTGAAATCCGGTTCTGATCGCAGTGTCCGATTTATTCAATATCGTTACCTCGTAAGTTGTATTGGCAATGATCGTGTCAGGGAGTCCGACCAATTCTGAAGTCCCGGTATAGTTTCCCCCACCATGACAATTGTTTTGCTGGCAGGTTGTTTCTCCCGGTGCACCGGTATTTGCTGTGGGTGGATTGGATGGCTCCGGAACGGAAGCATTAAAAACACAAAAGAAAAATATAGCAATAAATAAATAAAGGCTGTAAAGTTTTTTCATGATCAAAATTTTAAATGGGGTTCTATTCTTCGTCTATTTTATTTTTTACAATTTGAAATATCCTGGACAAATTGAATCCAAACTGGACTTCACCTGAAAATAAATTTCCATTCTCTTCAGCGAGCAATGCACGCTCATTCATTCCTGTTGAATTCGAAAAATGCAACTGAAAAACATGACCTCCCGTTTCGATATCTACACCTATAGACAATGGATGTGATCTGAAATCGCGTGGGAATTTATTGAATGGATAATAATAATCGACAACCACGGCAAAGCGATTATTAAGTTTGTAACGGGCACCTAATCCCAGTGCATACATGTTGTTGGGGATCAAAATATTATCGACTATATTGCTA includes:
- a CDS encoding T9SS type A sorting domain-containing protein: MKKLYSLYLFIAIFFFCVFNASVPEPSNPPTANTGAPGETTCQQNNCHGGGNYTGTSELVGLPDTIIANTTYEVTILNKSDTAIRTGFQLTALDDGHAFVGTLTEIPNERVNVARDNVTKRFYARQLQAKFFNVNGEAAWKFQYTAPSSVPNDSIIFYYTALLANGNGDRLGDNVLKLKKTYHFRLPVANDNSTELLRDIQVFNNGAEIIFLGNQNAIIHSIFMNDVNGKLILQKDQIERNQLATGKLATGIYFLNFKVEDKKFSKKIYIN